One stretch of Xiphophorus hellerii strain 12219 chromosome 21, Xiphophorus_hellerii-4.1, whole genome shotgun sequence DNA includes these proteins:
- the LOC116711557 gene encoding B-cell receptor CD22-like yields MTEVTLNVSYAPRNTSASISPSALVSAGSWVELSCSNRAKPPPSFTWFRNGIKVSEKQNYSFNVTEEGEFYCVAKNDLGNETSSRICVSIKDSPWSPSINLPSDLKEHQSVTVTCSASTPCPHSPPELTWNLQQDSLRQTEKNTNGTFTTKIQENITLSDTHDGYNIRCSATYPVIGGIKTAETEVTLNVSYAPKDTSASISPSGLVSAGSWVELSCSSRAKPPIRSFTWFRNYKRGATKVSVGQVYSFNVSERGEFHCVATNDLGQQKSSVILVAIKDDQSSEFQILNILKILGIVLLCTSIIIFECWFRFSNKPKKETEEPTYVNNVMVTTAS; encoded by the exons ATGACAGAAGTGACTCTCAATGTTTCAT ATGCTCCTAGAAACACCTCAGCATCCATCAGTCCATCAGCTTTGGTGTCAGCAGGTAGTTGGGTGGAGCTGAGCTGCTCCAACAGAGCCAAACCTCCAcccagcttcacctggttcaggaatggaataaaagtgtcagaaaaacaaaattacagctTCAATGTCACTGAGGAAGGAGAGTTTTACTGTGTGGCCAAAAATGACTTAGGAAATGAAACATCGTCAAGGATCTGTGTCAGTATTAAAG ATTCTCCTTGGAGTCCCAGCATTAATCTTCCCTCTGACCTGAAGGAGCATCAGTCTGTCACTGTAACCTGCTCAGCTTCAACTCCGTGTCCACACTCACctcctgaactcacctggaatCTCCAACAAGACTCTctcagacaaacagagaaaaacacaaatggaaCCTTTACAACTAAAATCCAGGAGAACATCACTCTGTCAGACACACATGATGGATACAACATCAGATGTTCTGCCACATATCCTGTGATTGGAGGAATCAAGACAGCAGAGACAGAAGTGACTCTTAATGTTTCAT ATGCTCCTAAAGACACCTCAGCATCCATCAGTCCATCAGGTTTGGTGTCAGCAGGTAGCTGGGTGGAGCTGAGCTGCTCCAGCAGAGCCAAACCTCCTATCAggagcttcacctggttcaggaACTACAAACGTGGAGCCACTAAAGTATCTGTTGGCCAAGTTTACAGCTTCAATGTTTCTGAGAGAGGAGAGTTTCACTGTGTGGCTACAAATGATCTGGGTCAACAAAAATCATCTGTGATCCTTGTTGCTATTAAAG ATGATCAATCATCTGAATTCCAGATCCTTAATATATTGAAGATCCTGGGGATTGTATTGCTCTGCACTAGCATCATCATCTTTGAGTG ctggtTCAGATTCTCCAACAAACCAAAGAAG GAAACAGAAGAGCCAACCTATGTCAACAATGTGATGGTGACTACAGCGTCATGA